In a single window of the Candidatus Zixiibacteriota bacterium genome:
- the secF gene encoding protein translocase subunit SecF: MFRIIKRTNIDFIGQRKKAYIASGILILLGVICFFAILFGKANLGIDFAGGTMVQGYFESPVDIGELRSVLSGSGFEGAYITELTAHEHLHTFLIRVKVGSEGGETVTEQIVGAFRTSFPTNAFSLDSVHEVGPSIGRELEKKAIVMVILAICGILVYIWIRFDLRFGVAATVATFHDVLAVLGIFFVLNREISLLVVVALLTLAGYSLTDSVVVFDRIRENLKTFRRKGDFVATVNGSVNEVLGRTLMTSLTTLSVVIVLFVAGGEILRDFALALIIGVIVGTYSSVFVASPIVVEWENKSPKRFK, from the coding sequence ATGTTCAGGATCATAAAGAGAACTAATATTGATTTCATCGGCCAGAGGAAAAAGGCCTACATAGCGTCCGGAATTCTCATCCTCCTCGGTGTAATCTGTTTCTTCGCCATCCTGTTCGGCAAAGCCAATCTTGGAATCGACTTTGCGGGCGGGACGATGGTGCAGGGATATTTCGAATCGCCGGTCGACATCGGCGAACTTCGCTCTGTACTGTCCGGGAGCGGATTCGAAGGCGCTTATATCACTGAGCTCACAGCGCACGAGCATCTGCACACTTTCCTGATTCGTGTAAAGGTCGGATCAGAGGGTGGCGAGACTGTTACCGAGCAGATCGTTGGTGCGTTCAGGACCAGTTTCCCGACCAACGCGTTTTCGCTTGATTCTGTCCACGAGGTTGGGCCGTCGATCGGACGCGAGCTCGAGAAGAAAGCGATCGTGATGGTCATATTGGCGATATGCGGCATTCTCGTTTATATCTGGATAAGGTTTGATCTCCGGTTCGGTGTTGCCGCGACTGTCGCCACATTCCATGACGTGCTCGCGGTGCTTGGTATATTCTTCGTACTCAATCGAGAGATATCTCTGCTCGTTGTTGTGGCGTTGTTGACTCTTGCGGGATATTCACTCACCGACTCGGTCGTTGTGTTCGACAGGATTCGCGAGAATCTCAAGACATTCCGCCGCAAAGGTGACTTTGTTGCGACGGTCAACGGCTCGGTTAACGAAGTGCTCGGTCGTACGCTGATGACATCGCTGACAACACTATCTGTCGTGATAGTGCTGTTTGTAGCGGGAGGGGAGATCCTCAGAGATTTCGCACTCGCGCTGATAATCGGTGTTATCGTCGGAACATACTCGTCGGTGTTTGTAGCCTCCCCGATTGTAGTCGAATGGGAGAACAAATCACCGAAGCGTTTCAAATAG